The Arsenophonus sp. genome contains a region encoding:
- the rpsU gene encoding 30S ribosomal protein S21 has protein sequence MPIVKIRENESFDIALRRFKRSCEKAGILAEVRKREFYEKPTTIRKREKASAIKRLAKKIARENAKNTKFY, from the coding sequence ATGCCAATAGTAAAAATACGAGAAAATGAATCTTTTGATATAGCACTTCGTAGATTTAAAAGATCTTGTGAAAAAGCTGGGATCTTAGCAGAAGTTAGAAAACGTGAATTTTATGAAAAACCAACTACAATAAGAAAAAGAGAAAAAGCGTCTGCTATTAAAAGACTAGCAAAAAAAATAGCAAGAGAAAATGCAAAAAATACTAAATTTTATTAA
- the tsaD gene encoding tRNA (adenosine(37)-N6)-threonylcarbamoyltransferase complex transferase subunit TsaD yields MNKDFSLLGIETSCDETGVAIYNNKKGLLSNQVYSQTKLHAIYGGIVPELASRDHIRKIIPILNQAFCESGIKNKKDIHAIAYTAGPGLIGSLLVGATISAALSFSWNVPLIPINHIEGHLLSIFLEDNYPKFPFIALLVSGGHTQLIHAIKIGKYKILGESVDDSAGEAFDKIGKLLGLGYPGGPAIEKIAKNGNRGKFVFPRPMRNKKNFNFSFSGLKTFVSNIIHSSNINKQMQADIAYAFEDAVVDILIIKSKRALQKTGIRQLVLVGGVSSNKQLRIRMKKEMYKIGSEVFYPRIEFCTDNAAMIAYAGMIYLENGFISDKDMNIFVKNRWSIEDLNI; encoded by the coding sequence ATGAATAAAGATTTCTCTTTATTAGGTATAGAAACATCTTGTGATGAAACTGGAGTTGCTATCTATAATAATAAAAAAGGTTTATTATCGAATCAAGTATATAGTCAAACAAAATTACATGCTATTTATGGTGGTATAGTACCTGAACTTGCATCCAGAGATCATATTAGGAAAATTATTCCTATATTAAATCAAGCTTTTTGTGAATCAGGAATAAAAAACAAAAAAGATATTCATGCTATAGCATATACTGCTGGTCCTGGATTAATTGGATCATTATTAGTTGGAGCAACTATTAGTGCTGCTTTATCATTTTCATGGAATGTTCCATTAATTCCAATAAATCATATAGAAGGACATTTATTATCAATTTTTTTAGAAGATAATTATCCTAAATTTCCATTTATAGCTTTATTAGTTTCTGGAGGCCATACACAATTAATTCATGCTATTAAAATTGGAAAATATAAAATATTAGGAGAGTCTGTTGATGATTCTGCAGGAGAAGCATTTGATAAAATAGGAAAATTATTGGGATTAGGCTATCCGGGTGGTCCTGCTATAGAAAAAATAGCTAAAAATGGAAATAGAGGAAAATTTGTTTTTCCTAGACCAATGAGAAATAAAAAAAATTTTAATTTTAGTTTTTCTGGTTTAAAAACATTTGTTTCTAATATTATTCATTCAAGTAATATTAATAAACAAATGCAAGCTGATATTGCTTATGCATTTGAAGATGCAGTTGTTGATATTTTGATTATTAAATCTAAACGTGCTTTACAAAAAACAGGTATAAGACAATTAGTATTAGTTGGTGGAGTCAGTTCAAATAAACAATTAAGAATTAGAATGAAAAAAGAAATGTATAAAATTGGAAGTGAAGTTTTTTATCCTCGGATTGAATTTTGTACAGATAATGCTGCTATGATTGCATATGCCGGAATGATTTATTTAGAAAATGGTTTTATTAGTGATAAGGATATGAATATTTTCGTTAAAAATCGTTGGTCTATAGAAGATTTAAATATTTAA
- the folB gene encoding dihydroneopterin aldolase — protein MDVIIIKKLTVFTIIGIHDWEKKNRQKLIINIKMKTDISKALQSINIKDCLDYEVVTKTVINFVENKKFLLIESVAQEIAKMILKKFKTSWVRIEIFKSGIMLNTKYVGIMIERSRNMVF, from the coding sequence ATGGATGTAATTATAATTAAAAAATTAACAGTATTCACAATTATTGGCATTCATGATTGGGAAAAAAAAAATAGACAAAAATTAATTATTAATATAAAAATGAAAACAGATATTTCAAAAGCATTACAAAGTATAAATATCAAAGATTGCTTAGATTATGAAGTAGTGACAAAAACTGTAATAAATTTTGTTGAAAATAAAAAATTTTTACTTATTGAATCTGTCGCTCAAGAAATAGCAAAAATGATTTTAAAAAAATTTAAAACTTCTTGGGTCCGAATTGAAATATTTAAATCAGGTATTATGTTAAACACGAAATATGTAGGTATTATGATTGAAAGATCAAGAAATATGGTTTTTTAA